From the genome of Saccopteryx bilineata isolate mSacBil1 chromosome 6, mSacBil1_pri_phased_curated, whole genome shotgun sequence, one region includes:
- the GHRH gene encoding somatoliberin, with translation MLFWVVFLMALTLSSGCHGSLLTPTLRMPRYADAIFTNSYRKVLGQLSARKLLQDIVSRQQRERNQEQGAKVRVGRQADRVWEDRKQMALDSILAALPQKHGNSHG, from the exons ATGCTGTTCTGGGTGGTCTTTCTCATGGCCCTCACCCTCAGCAGTGGCTGCCACGGCTCCTTGCTCACCCCAACCCTCAG GATGCCACGGTATGCGGACGCCATCTTCACCAACAGCTACCGGAAGGTGCTGGGCCAGCTGTCTGCCCGCAAGCTGCTCCAGGACATTGTGAGCCGGCAGCAGCG agagagaaaccagGAGCAAGGAGCCAAAGTACGGGTTGGCCGTCAGGCGGACCGCGTGTGGGAAGACCGAAAGCAGATGGCACTGGACAGCATCCTGGCGGCCCTGCCGCAGAAGCACGG